DNA sequence from the Candidatus Cloacimonadaceae bacterium genome:
ACCCATCACCATTTATATCTCCAACTGCAAACTCAGCACCAAATTCTTCAGACAAAATTCCATTGTAATGCCAATCACATGAGGTATTTATATCTGATCCGCCAAAAAAAACGTTTACCTGGCCATAATGGCTTAGATTTGCATGAAGAGAAGATACCACCAAGTCATTAAACCCATCACCATTGAAATCGCCAGAAACATCAATTCTGTCTCCGAACTGTAGTCCAAAAGAAATAACACCATAATCCATTCCATCAAATACTAGGTCTGGAATTGTATCAAAGCCTGGTCCTCCATAATAAACAAGAACTCTGCCCCAATTTTCGTAACCATATTGAGGTTCAGAAATCACTAAATCGCAATATCCATCACCATTTAGATCACCATTATAGGATATAGCTGATCCAAAAGCATGATATGGTCCCGGATATGAAGGATCAGGGATGATGTAATCGGGGTCGGTATTTACAGTGCTTCCTCCCAGATAGATGTATACATCTCTACGTCCATTTCCACTTCCAAGAGGCTGACCAGCCAACACAATATCATTGTATCCATCACCATTTATATCTCCGCTGCCTTTAATATTTACACCCCAGCTATTTGTATCACTAACAAAGGGAGATTCAATAGAGGCCAATAATTGCATTGGAGTTTGCGAAAAAACGGACCCTGCGAAACTGCAAAAGACCAAAAAAATTACTATTTTCAGCATAATCACTCCAATGTACGTTGTTCTATTTTTTTAATACCATAAGGGTACACTCATACTCCAATAATCGTAATATTTAACTAAGTCCAGTGCCACATGGCAGACCTCATCCATCTATTAAAAATAAAATAACCCAAAGCCAAGAAAAAGCAAATAAAAAAAGCAATTTCCAAATTCTGTCGCATCCTTATGCATCCGTATTTGTGTTAATACAGGGTAGTTCTTGCACTGACTAGAGTATCCGCTAACAACGCAAGGAGACACAATGGAAGCTAACTTACTGGAACGCATGAAAGAACAACTGCTGAGGCATAAGGGTTTGACGCTGAAGCCATACCGCTGCACAGCAGGCAAATTGACCATCGAAGTTGGTCGCAATCTCGATGATTTTGACATCTCCCGGAGGGAAGCTTATGTCCTCTTAGAAGTCGATATTTTCCAGTATGAGAGGCAGATTTTGGCTGAGATTCCAAAAATCTATCTTCAGCTTGATGATGCCCGCAAGTCGGTGCTCCTCAACATGTGCTTCAATCTCGGTATCGGTGGACTCCTTGAATTCAACAACACCTTGGCTTTCATTGCTGCCGGAGACTGGGAACGGGCAGCCAATGGCATGCTTGCTTCCAAGTGGGCGAAACAGGTTGGTCGCAGAGCGATTGAACTATCTGAACTTATGAGGAAAGGCAAGTGATACCGATTCCGGTAGAGATTGATGCCATGCTCGCTATACTCAATCTTCCTAAGGAGATGGGTGATAACGGCATCTTCAAAGAGCATAAAGCTATCGTCATGGAGACGCTCAGAACCATCGTATTACAGGAGCATTACAATCATGCCTCTCTGGATGATCTGCCGGAGGAAGAGCCCTTCCTGATCTCTTTTCGTTTTGGGTTCTGTTTCCTGATGCTGCACAGTACTTGTGAGTTTCTCAATTTGAAGACCCTGGGGGAGGGAATAGTCAAGACCGTAGGATTAGACCAGTCTGCTACCGCACTGCTCACAGGGAGCGAAATAGACGCATTCAAAGCTAACCTTGAGCTAAGAGCACTGACCGGACTTCGTGACTATCTCAATCCTTCAGGTTTGCAGAGGTTGGATGAGCTGAAACCCAGACCTCCGAGAGTGATCCGGGTGGGAGTGATCTGATGTCGGATAGCTTTACCACACCGAATGAGCTGATGCGAGAGATCTACCTGGCTATCTATGCTGCCTTGGAGAGCCGACTGCATCTGATCGGTTCTGTGATCGATGCCGAGTCCCGTAAAGAGATACTGGCACAACAGATTTACGATAAGGGTGACTTCTATGGCAATACGGGTTATCTGGTTGAGACCAGTCCTGATGCCATGATCCTGA
Encoded proteins:
- a CDS encoding glycoside hydrolase family protein — encoded protein: MEANLLERMKEQLLRHKGLTLKPYRCTAGKLTIEVGRNLDDFDISRREAYVLLEVDIFQYERQILAEIPKIYLQLDDARKSVLLNMCFNLGIGGLLEFNNTLAFIAAGDWERAANGMLASKWAKQVGRRAIELSELMRKGK